ACTTCATCATTCAGCCGGCAACAATAATGCCGGAGGCGGTTTCTATTATGGTATCACGCAAATCGGTTATCACTTTCGGCATGGTAGCGATCCCGATCGCGATGTACACAGCCACGCAGGACAACGACATCCATTTCAATCAGCTGCACAAGGAAGACAACAGCCGTATCCGGTACAAGAAAACCTGCGCCCACTGCGGCAAAGAGATCACGGCGGGAGACATTGTAAAGGGGTTCGAGTACGACAAGGACAAATATGTCGTCATCACGGACGAAGAGATCGAAAAGATCAAGACGGAAAAGGAAAAATCCATTCAGATCCTGCACTTCGCCCAGCTGAACCAGATTTCCCCCGTCTACTATGACAAAACCTATCAGGCCGCGCCCGAGGCGGGGGGCGAAAAGGCGTTCGAGCTGCTCCGCGCGGCGCTGATGGCCGAGCAGAAGATCGCCGTCGGCAAAACCGTCATGGGCACCAAAGACACCCTGATGGCGATCATCCCGCGCGAGGACGGCATCCTCATTTCCACGATGTTCTACGCCGACGACATCCGGGAGCTTCAAAAGCAGTACACGAAGCCCAAAATCTCCGAAGCGGAGCTGAACATGGCAAAGACGCTGATCAATTCGATGGACACGCCGTTCGACCCCTCGCAATACAAGGACGAATACCAGGAGAAGCTCCGGGCGCTGATCGAAACCAAAATTTCCGGCAAGGAGATCGTCGCCGCGGAACCCGAGAGCAAGGGAAAGGTCATCGACCTTATGGAAGCGCTGAAAGCCAGCGTCGAGAAGGCCAAAAAAGAGAAGGGTACGGCGTGATTTATGTCTGCAAAACTCGATCCGTACCATCAAAAAAGAAATTTTGAAAGAACCCTGGAACCGGAGGGCGGGGCGGCAAAGCCCGAAAAACTGCTCCGGTTCGTCGTCCAGCACCATATGGCCCGCAGCGATCACTACGACTTTCGCCTGGAATGGGACGGCGCCCTTTTCAGCTGGGCGGTGCCCAAAGGGCCGTCCTTCGACCCACGCGACAAAAGGCTCGCCATACAGGTGGAGGACCACCCGCTGGAGTACCGGAATTTCGAGGGGACGATCCCAAAGGGGGAATACGGCGGCGGCACGGTGATGCTGTGGGATGAAGGCGCCTGGGAGCCCCTCGGGGACGCCGCGGAAGGGCTCGAAGCGGGCTCGCTCAGGTTCGTTCTGAAAGGCAGAAGGCTGAAGGGAAAATGGGCCTTGGTCCGGATGAAAGCGAAAGAGGGCGAGAAGCGGAACAACTGGCTTCTGCTCAAGGAAAAGGACGGGTATGCCGGAACCGGCGGCGGGATCTCCCGGTTTATCACCAGCGTGCGCACCGGGCGCACCATGGCGGAAATCGAACAAGGGGCGGAGGAAGAGGTTGCGCGGAATCCTTTCCGCGAGACCCAGGCGCAGCTTGCCAGTCTTGTCGACACGGTCCCCGAGGGCGGGGACTGGCTCTATGAGCTGAAGTACGACGGCTACCGGATCCTTGCCTATCTGGAAGGCGGCAGCGCCCGGCTCATGAGCAGGAACGGCAACGACGACACGGCCCGGTTCCGGGAGGTCGCCGATTCCCTTGCCGACTGGGCCGCCGGGAGGGCGATGGTCCTGGATGGGGAAATGGCGGTCGCGGATGCAGAGGGCAGGACGGATTTTCAGGCCCTGCAAAGCTATTTGAGAGCTCCCGAAGGCAAAGACCTCACCTACATCGTTTTCGATCTTCTGGCCCTGGATGGAGAGGACCTGAGAGGGCGGCCCCTGACGGAAAGAAAAGAAGCGCTGGAATCCCTGATGAAAGACGCGCCGGTCAGCCTTCATTACAGCCGGCATGTCAGAGGTCACGGAAAGGAAAGCTTCCTTGCGGCCTGTCAGGCGAATCTGGAAGGGATCGTCGGCAAAAAAGCGGATTCCGTTTACAGCGGCACGAGAAACGGCGACTGGATCAAGCTGAAATGCGGGAAACGGCAGGAATTCGTGATCGGGGGCTATACGCTTTCGGACAAAAAGACGAGCGGGGTAAGCTCGCTTCTTCTCGGCGTGTATGAAGAAAATGAACTGATCTATGCCGGACGGGCCGGAACGGGCTTTACCGCCCGCAGCATGGAAGAGCTCGGGAAAAAATTCGAAAAGATCAAGAGGAAAACCGCTCCTTTTCAACAGGCGCCTTCGGCGCGGCCGAAGGAAAAGATCACCTGGCTGGAGCCCATTCTGGTCGCGGAGATCCGATTTGCCCAGTGGACCAAGGACAACCTGCTGAGACAGGCAAGCTTCAAGGGCCTGCGGACGGACAAGGACCCAAGGGATGTCAAAAGGGAGGATACTCATGAGGAAAAACAGCCGGATGACGGGCCGGAAAAGGCGCAGCCATCCGCTGGGGATTTGGAGAAGCCAATGGAAACGAACGGCGGCGGCAGCATCACCGTCAATGGGATCAGGATCACAAGCCCTGGCAAGGTGGTATTTGAGGATCCCGAAATCACGAAAGCGGATGTGGCCCGGTATTATGCGAAGGTGTCGGAACGCATGATGCCGTATGTGGCCCACCGGATTCTCAGCATCGTGCGCTGCCCCAAAGGGATCGGCCAGTCCTGCTTCTTTCAGAAGCATCCCGGCGCGGAGGATCCCGAAGGGGTCGCCACGATGCCGATTGCGAACAGCAGCGGAGAAAAGGAAGACTACTTCTATCTCGAAAACGCGGCCGGGCTGATCTCCGAAGCACAGATGGGCACGCTGGAATTTCATACCTGGGGAAGCCGTATCGACGACCTGGAAAAACCCGACGTGATGGTGTTCGACCTGGACCCGGATGCGGGAATGGAACTGGGGCGGGTGCGTCAGGGCGTGAAGGATATCAAAAGCATTCTGGATCAGCTTTCGCTGATCTCGTTCCTCAAAACCAGCGGCGGAAAAGGATACCATGTGGTCGTTCCCTTCCAGCCCTGTGTGGATTGGGATACGTTTCACGATTTTGCCGAGCACATTGCCGAAGTGATGGAGCAGAAGTGGCCCGACCGTTACACCAGCAATGTCCGGAAGGAAAAGCGGAAAAACAGGATCTTCATCGACTGGATCCGAAACGGCAGAGGCTCCACAAGCGTCGCCCCCTATTCCCTGAGGGCGAGAAAGGGAGCACATGTCTCCATGCCCATTTCATGGGAAGAGCTCGGCACGGCGGCTCCGGACGGCATCGGCATGACGGACGCGCTCGCGAGGATCGGCGGAAACGATCCGTGGAAAGATTTTTTCCAGATCAATCAAAAGCTCAAATAACGGAAAAACCGGATCGGACTCGGCCATCCACAGCCGCCTGCGCTTTCCGGACGGGCCGATTAGGAAGCGGTCAAAGGATAGAGACCGTAATGGTCCCTATCCTTTTTGCGATTGCAGCCTTTCCCGGCGGATTGATTCCGATTACTACATATTTTAAACGAAATGTCCGTCAGCGCAACCCGTGTGTGACAAATCTACACCGTAGAATCAGCCTGCCAATTCCCATGATTGATTTTACAAGGCAATTATAGTAATATAAAAATATCACGCCAGGCCTTGTTTGATCAATAAAAGGCGATGGATTTTCAAGGTAAAATTGTACCGAACAGGGAAAAAGATTCTTTCCGGACTCCGGGCATTTTCACGCCGGGCGGCGCAATTTCAGCCGAAACAGACCAGTTCCCTGATTGTTCAAATGAGGCCTGATTACTTTGTAAATGT
This window of the Ruminococcaceae bacterium BL-6 genome carries:
- a CDS encoding DNA ligase D — protein: MSAKLDPYHQKRNFERTLEPEGGAAKPEKLLRFVVQHHMARSDHYDFRLEWDGALFSWAVPKGPSFDPRDKRLAIQVEDHPLEYRNFEGTIPKGEYGGGTVMLWDEGAWEPLGDAAEGLEAGSLRFVLKGRRLKGKWALVRMKAKEGEKRNNWLLLKEKDGYAGTGGGISRFITSVRTGRTMAEIEQGAEEEVARNPFRETQAQLASLVDTVPEGGDWLYELKYDGYRILAYLEGGSARLMSRNGNDDTARFREVADSLADWAAGRAMVLDGEMAVADAEGRTDFQALQSYLRAPEGKDLTYIVFDLLALDGEDLRGRPLTERKEALESLMKDAPVSLHYSRHVRGHGKESFLAACQANLEGIVGKKADSVYSGTRNGDWIKLKCGKRQEFVIGGYTLSDKKTSGVSSLLLGVYEENELIYAGRAGTGFTARSMEELGKKFEKIKRKTAPFQQAPSARPKEKITWLEPILVAEIRFAQWTKDNLLRQASFKGLRTDKDPRDVKREDTHEEKQPDDGPEKAQPSAGDLEKPMETNGGGSITVNGIRITSPGKVVFEDPEITKADVARYYAKVSERMMPYVAHRILSIVRCPKGIGQSCFFQKHPGAEDPEGVATMPIANSSGEKEDYFYLENAAGLISEAQMGTLEFHTWGSRIDDLEKPDVMVFDLDPDAGMELGRVRQGVKDIKSILDQLSLISFLKTSGGKGYHVVVPFQPCVDWDTFHDFAEHIAEVMEQKWPDRYTSNVRKEKRKNRIFIDWIRNGRGSTSVAPYSLRARKGAHVSMPISWEELGTAAPDGIGMTDALARIGGNDPWKDFFQINQKLK
- the ku gene encoding Non-homologous end joining protein Ku, which gives rise to MVSRKSVITFGMVAIPIAMYTATQDNDIHFNQLHKEDNSRIRYKKTCAHCGKEITAGDIVKGFEYDKDKYVVITDEEIEKIKTEKEKSIQILHFAQLNQISPVYYDKTYQAAPEAGGEKAFELLRAALMAEQKIAVGKTVMGTKDTLMAIIPREDGILISTMFYADDIRELQKQYTKPKISEAELNMAKTLINSMDTPFDPSQYKDEYQEKLRALIETKISGKEIVAAEPESKGKVIDLMEALKASVEKAKKEKGTA